One genomic window of Prochlorococcus sp. MIT 0801 includes the following:
- a CDS encoding ATP-binding protein: MPSKNWDVFIHPSTLKLSSFIETLLEPVICRETAKKIELGLHEALVNAVVHGNLSDPNKVIRVRRVLTPYWFVWQIQDEGLGVVKTKRVSSLPLEIDANSGRGIYLIHKCFDDVRWSRKGNRLQLSFKK; the protein is encoded by the coding sequence GTGCCTTCTAAAAATTGGGATGTATTTATTCATCCCTCTACTTTAAAACTATCATCATTTATTGAAACTCTTTTAGAGCCTGTAATATGTAGAGAAACTGCAAAAAAGATTGAATTAGGATTGCATGAGGCCCTTGTTAATGCTGTAGTACATGGAAACTTATCTGATCCTAATAAAGTTATTCGAGTTCGAAGAGTTCTTACTCCATATTGGTTCGTTTGGCAAATTCAGGACGAAGGATTAGGCGTAGTTAAAACTAAAAGAGTGAGTTCTCTACCTTTAGAAATTGATGCTAATAGCGGAAGAGGAATTTATTTAATTCATAAGTGTTTTGATGATGTCAGATGGAGTAGGAAAGGGAATAGACTGCAATTATCATTCAAGAAATAA
- a CDS encoding DoxX family protein — MLTSVLVKSIFKDFAILLLRVFTGALLIHHGFEKLNDINNFADAFVRPLHLPFPVTLSYMAAASEIVGSWALIIGLGTRLGAFAILGTMSVAIYHALVTSGFNIYLLELLALYFASATSIILLGPGKFSADYLVTEIFINKLNPVNSAPNLKTIDTVYPNKKTNISKKSKQDKNFAFPFSSFLSP; from the coding sequence TTGCTTACTTCTGTCCTCGTTAAATCAATATTTAAGGATTTTGCAATCCTTCTTTTAAGAGTTTTTACTGGTGCGTTACTTATCCATCATGGATTTGAAAAATTAAACGACATCAATAATTTTGCTGATGCATTTGTGCGTCCCCTCCACTTACCTTTCCCTGTGACGCTTTCTTACATGGCTGCCGCTTCCGAAATAGTTGGAAGTTGGGCTTTAATTATTGGTCTTGGAACACGACTAGGAGCTTTCGCAATATTAGGGACAATGAGTGTAGCTATCTACCATGCCTTAGTCACATCAGGTTTTAACATTTATTTATTGGAACTTTTAGCTCTGTATTTCGCTTCTGCTACCTCAATAATATTATTAGGCCCTGGTAAATTCTCGGCTGATTATTTAGTAACTGAGATTTTCATAAACAAATTAAATCCAGTTAATTCTGCTCCCAACCTGAAAACAATCGATACTGTTTATCCTAATAAAAAAACTAATATATCAAAAAAATCAAAGCAAGATAAAAATTTTGCATTTCCTTTCTCTAGCTTTTTATCGCCCTAG
- a CDS encoding NAD(P)/FAD-dependent oxidoreductase: protein MTSDLVIIGGGASGFMGAITAITNGVRSVVILEGTSKVLEKVKISGGGRCNLTNSCVEISNLVNNYPRGEKQLLGLFNRFSTTETFDWFQKRGVSLKVEKDGRVFPCSDSSEDVISCLTAAAKNSGVKVLTNSHVKQISKINGGFNLLVRGNNSFKAKNILICSGGHPSGRRLAKSLGHSIIQPVPSLFSFSTAESSLSDCSGVALDVQIKLKVNNKKYSGKGPILITHKGFSGPVILRISAFSARNLYRNKYNCELRINWLCMHENEVRLKLDLYKLENAKKSIFNNKPFHSLPRRLWKSFLLSLNVDRQLKWAELSKSEKESLIKCLTMKTYLIKGRGPYGEEFVTAGGVSLKEINFKTMESKICKGVFFAGEILDIDGVTGGFNFQHCWTSGWVAGKSISLS from the coding sequence ATGACTTCAGATCTTGTCATTATTGGTGGGGGTGCCTCTGGCTTTATGGGGGCAATCACCGCTATTACTAATGGCGTTAGATCTGTTGTCATTCTAGAGGGCACATCAAAAGTACTTGAAAAAGTTAAAATTAGTGGTGGTGGTAGATGTAATTTAACCAATTCATGTGTCGAGATTTCTAATTTAGTAAATAATTATCCAAGAGGAGAAAAGCAACTATTAGGACTGTTTAATAGATTTTCCACTACTGAAACTTTTGATTGGTTTCAAAAGAGAGGAGTTAGTCTTAAAGTAGAGAAAGATGGCAGAGTATTTCCTTGCTCTGATTCTTCTGAAGATGTTATAAGCTGTTTGACTGCTGCTGCGAAAAACTCTGGTGTAAAGGTATTAACTAATTCTCATGTAAAGCAAATTAGCAAAATAAATGGTGGCTTTAACTTATTAGTTAGAGGTAACAATTCCTTTAAAGCCAAAAATATTTTGATTTGTAGTGGTGGTCATCCTAGTGGACGTAGATTAGCAAAGAGTCTTGGGCATTCAATTATTCAGCCTGTTCCATCTCTTTTTTCTTTTTCTACTGCAGAAAGCTCATTAAGTGATTGTTCAGGTGTTGCTTTAGATGTTCAGATTAAACTAAAAGTAAACAACAAAAAATATTCCGGGAAAGGCCCTATCTTGATAACACATAAAGGCTTTAGTGGTCCAGTGATACTTAGGATCTCTGCCTTTAGTGCAAGAAATCTATACAGAAACAAATATAATTGTGAATTAAGAATAAATTGGCTTTGTATGCATGAAAATGAAGTCAGATTAAAATTAGATCTATATAAATTAGAAAATGCTAAGAAATCAATATTCAATAATAAACCTTTCCATAGTCTTCCACGAAGATTGTGGAAATCTTTCCTCTTAAGTTTAAATGTTGATAGACAATTGAAATGGGCAGAACTATCTAAATCAGAAAAAGAGTCTTTAATCAAATGTTTAACAATGAAAACCTACTTGATAAAAGGTCGTGGTCCGTATGGGGAGGAATTTGTAACTGCTGGAGGAGTATCACTTAAGGAAATTAATTTTAAAACTATGGAAAGTAAGATATGTAAGGGGGTATTCTTTGCAGGAGAAATATTAGATATTGATGGTGTTACGGGCGGTTTTAATTTCCAACATTGCTGGACTAGTGGTTGGGTGGCTGGAAAGTCAATATCTTTGAGTTAG
- a CDS encoding DUF6439 family protein — protein sequence MLKTHKNIWPGKVKLLAKELHHEISLNNDNWHQFRGNKQRRSAELIMSAISQLINDGDEAEIEKLLNQAILWIKEEIKDTGCKSH from the coding sequence ATGCTAAAAACACACAAAAACATATGGCCAGGAAAAGTTAAGTTACTGGCAAAAGAACTCCATCATGAAATCAGTCTTAATAATGACAACTGGCATCAATTTAGGGGAAACAAACAAAGAAGAAGCGCCGAATTAATCATGTCAGCTATTTCACAATTGATTAATGATGGAGATGAAGCAGAAATAGAAAAATTACTTAACCAAGCAATATTATGGATTAAAGAAGAAATTAAAGATACAGGATGTAAAAGTCATTAA
- the psb28 gene encoding photosystem II reaction center protein Psb28 — MTKINENVGIQFVKGKNEKDHPEIRLFRDLDGKKGKAVYKFYRPTTITLTNYKSVKKMYLIDSEGELSTKKIDLSISDDHIKEIKSTYDWKTEKEFERFMRFASRYANSLSHN, encoded by the coding sequence ATGACTAAAATCAATGAGAATGTTGGAATTCAATTTGTTAAAGGTAAAAACGAAAAAGATCATCCTGAAATTCGTTTATTTAGAGACCTCGATGGCAAAAAAGGTAAAGCGGTATATAAATTCTATAGGCCTACAACAATAACACTAACTAATTATAAATCTGTTAAGAAAATGTATCTTATAGATTCCGAAGGTGAGCTTTCAACTAAAAAAATTGATTTATCTATTTCAGATGATCATATTAAAGAAATAAAGTCCACTTATGATTGGAAAACAGAAAAAGAATTCGAGAGGTTTATGCGCTTCGCATCAAGATATGCAAATTCATTGTCTCATAATTAA
- a CDS encoding GUN4 domain-containing protein, with the protein MTEEKSHPNKESIEEFLEAFKMASERKRLGLLNGLEERVEELLGLGSTLMSGFDPGIYDWPPGFILQLIHKTDKDFIKNTLNCDDLSWFDSPSAVGFDYSPLQRFLLNESYEDADRFTSSKLRELAGEKAVKRGYVYFSEVESIPSIDLSTLDKLWVVYSRGKFGFTVQAKILDSLGGRYDNLWPRIGWKKDGIWTRYPKAFDWSIEAPNGHMPLVNQLRGVRLMDALLNHRVFKTKS; encoded by the coding sequence ATGACTGAAGAAAAATCACATCCAAATAAAGAGAGCATAGAGGAGTTCTTAGAGGCTTTTAAGATGGCTTCAGAAAGGAAACGACTCGGATTGTTAAATGGTTTAGAGGAGAGGGTTGAGGAGCTTCTTGGCCTTGGGTCAACTTTAATGTCTGGCTTTGACCCTGGTATTTATGACTGGCCTCCTGGCTTCATTTTGCAACTCATTCATAAAACTGATAAAGATTTCATAAAAAATACTCTCAATTGTGATGACCTTTCTTGGTTTGATTCCCCATCAGCTGTTGGTTTTGATTATTCACCTCTTCAGCGATTTTTATTAAATGAAAGCTATGAGGATGCTGACCGTTTTACAAGCTCGAAACTTAGAGAGCTTGCAGGAGAAAAGGCAGTAAAAAGAGGGTATGTTTATTTCTCTGAGGTTGAATCAATACCTTCGATTGATTTGTCAACTTTGGATAAACTTTGGGTTGTTTATTCTAGAGGAAAATTTGGCTTTACAGTTCAAGCGAAAATATTAGATTCATTAGGGGGAAGATATGACAATCTTTGGCCTCGAATAGGTTGGAAAAAAGATGGCATATGGACTAGATATCCGAAAGCATTTGATTGGTCAATTGAAGCACCTAATGGTCACATGCCGTTGGTTAATCAACTGAGAGGAGTTCGTTTGATGGATGCGTTACTAAACCATCGAGTATTTAAAACTAAAAGTTAA
- the mnmH gene encoding tRNA 2-selenouridine(34) synthase MnmH produces the protein MSEKPTNSSFPVTDFRNLTSPIIDVRSPSEFWQGHWPGAVNIPLFSDSEREIIGKSYKKESRLKAIFNGLTITIPNTKKLLEIIHHITTKKEGRNKSLRIYCWRGGMRSSAFAWLARTKGFRTYLLKGGYKNYRKWVLNQFENDLPIRLLGGKTGTGKTDILNYINEENIHVIDLEGIANHRGSSFGSLGMRAQPTTQQFENILAESIYNFQKNSAMEIWIEAESSNLGKCRIPNSLYTKMKKAPIIEIIKDKNERVKNLVNVYSQNSQTELKDAVNRISKRLGPQRTKEALTAIERKEWSKAAESMLDYYDKCYEYELKKTNNINSINLSGLSLKSSLNKILNENLNPL, from the coding sequence ATGTCAGAGAAACCTACCAATTCGAGCTTTCCCGTTACGGATTTTCGAAATTTAACCAGTCCAATTATTGATGTAAGAAGTCCTAGCGAATTTTGGCAAGGTCATTGGCCTGGTGCTGTCAATATTCCTTTATTTTCTGATAGCGAAAGAGAGATAATTGGGAAAAGTTATAAAAAAGAAAGTCGCTTAAAAGCAATATTTAATGGATTAACAATAACCATTCCTAACACTAAAAAACTATTAGAAATAATCCATCATATCACCACAAAAAAAGAAGGAAGGAATAAATCATTACGAATATATTGTTGGAGAGGTGGCATGAGATCTAGTGCTTTTGCCTGGCTTGCACGAACAAAAGGTTTTAGGACATATTTACTAAAAGGTGGATATAAAAACTATAGAAAATGGGTTTTAAATCAATTTGAGAATGATTTACCAATAAGACTTTTAGGAGGTAAAACAGGTACAGGGAAAACAGACATCTTAAATTATATAAATGAAGAAAATATACATGTAATTGATCTAGAGGGAATTGCTAATCACAGAGGGAGTAGTTTTGGTTCATTAGGTATGAGGGCGCAACCTACAACTCAACAATTTGAAAATATTCTCGCAGAATCAATATATAACTTTCAAAAAAATAGTGCTATGGAGATATGGATTGAAGCAGAAAGTTCTAATCTAGGTAAATGTCGAATACCAAATAGTTTGTATACAAAAATGAAAAAAGCACCGATCATTGAAATAATTAAAGATAAAAATGAACGTGTAAAGAATTTAGTCAATGTTTATAGTCAAAATTCACAAACTGAATTAAAAGATGCTGTAAATAGAATAAGTAAGAGATTAGGTCCACAAAGAACAAAAGAAGCATTAACGGCGATTGAAAGAAAAGAATGGTCAAAAGCCGCTGAATCCATGCTCGATTATTATGACAAGTGCTATGAATACGAGCTTAAAAAAACAAATAATATAAATTCAATTAATCTTAGTGGTTTAAGCCTAAAATCATCATTAAATAAAATCTTGAATGAGAACCTTAATCCCCTATAG
- a CDS encoding class I SAM-dependent methyltransferase, with protein MAAPSLKKIAYHTLQQGKTLAGLAHKELSTKLMEVFAPGAAPGNFPINQDLIKEVRRSMEKLENIDWREAEAGIYPKSQLFEAPWFEWAKKYPLVWLDMPQTWKRRKKNKTREIPKIINEEDYPDYYLQNFHHQTDGYLSDHSAEIYDLQVEILFNGTADSMRRRVLSPLKRGLKKYLSEGSRKVKVLDIATGTGRTLQQIQSALPQVELYGLDLSGSYLKQASKYLSSRSGDLVQLTKGNAEKMPYASESFHALTCVFLFHELPRDARQNVLNECFRLLEPGGILVLADSIQIEDSPKFTPIMENFHKIFHEPYYRDYIVDNINLRLEESGFSSITSESHFMTKVWKATKPN; from the coding sequence ATGGCAGCGCCAAGCCTTAAAAAAATTGCTTACCATACTCTTCAACAAGGGAAAACGCTTGCTGGGTTAGCTCATAAAGAGTTGAGTACAAAGTTAATGGAAGTATTTGCACCTGGAGCCGCTCCAGGAAATTTTCCAATCAATCAAGATCTAATAAAAGAAGTTAGAAGATCAATGGAAAAACTAGAAAATATTGATTGGAGAGAAGCAGAGGCAGGTATTTACCCTAAATCACAACTTTTCGAAGCTCCATGGTTTGAATGGGCAAAGAAATATCCCTTGGTTTGGCTAGATATGCCACAAACTTGGAAGAGGCGAAAAAAAAATAAGACCAGAGAAATCCCAAAAATTATCAATGAAGAAGATTACCCTGACTACTATCTACAGAATTTTCATCACCAAACAGATGGTTACCTAAGTGACCATTCTGCTGAAATTTATGACTTACAAGTTGAGATTCTTTTCAATGGGACTGCCGATTCTATGAGAAGAAGAGTTTTATCTCCTTTAAAAAGAGGTTTGAAAAAATATCTATCTGAAGGCTCAAGGAAAGTAAAGGTTTTAGACATAGCGACAGGAACGGGAAGAACACTACAGCAAATACAAAGTGCATTACCTCAAGTTGAACTTTATGGTCTTGATTTGTCAGGCTCATACCTAAAACAAGCAAGTAAATATCTAAGTTCCAGAAGTGGAGATCTTGTTCAACTGACCAAAGGAAATGCAGAGAAAATGCCCTATGCATCCGAGAGTTTTCATGCATTAACTTGTGTTTTTCTATTTCACGAACTTCCCAGAGATGCACGACAGAATGTTTTGAACGAATGCTTCAGATTGTTAGAACCTGGCGGAATACTTGTTCTTGCCGACTCCATTCAAATAGAAGATTCTCCAAAGTTCACTCCAATAATGGAAAACTTTCACAAAATCTTTCATGAACCTTACTACAGAGATTACATAGTTGATAACATAAACTTAAGATTAGAAGAAAGTGGATTTTCATCTATAACTTCTGAATCCCACTTCATGACTAAAGTATGGAAAGCAACCAAGCCAAATTGA
- a CDS encoding AI-2E family transporter — translation MKPTSLLSITALIISILILWSLKEIIILFFASIILAMALCTITGKIRDFFKVPRWISLVIAIISILLISSLSIVIIIPQFTSQFQELISQIPSAASKLWDLSINTFLNFAEIIYKDNNPNLADRSILTTKLSMIPDGATLASGVTDSITKLVSLAGNVGIGILQLFFIISVSLMIAIQPNSYREVAILLVPSFYRRRARTILLRCGNALSSWMAGVLLSSIFVAILASIGLYLLGIKLVIANALIAGVLNIIPNVGPTISTIFPLSVALLDTPWKSLAVLGLYVVIQNIESYVITPSIMQKQVKLLPGLTITAQFIFTILFGPLGLLLAIPMAVVIQVFVKEIIINDLLEKNYFSNKI, via the coding sequence TTGAAACCAACTAGCTTGCTATCAATTACAGCTTTAATTATTTCAATATTGATTTTATGGAGTTTAAAAGAAATAATAATACTATTTTTTGCTTCGATAATCTTAGCAATGGCTCTTTGTACTATTACTGGTAAAATAAGAGATTTCTTTAAGGTCCCTAGGTGGATATCTTTAGTAATAGCTATAATTTCTATATTACTAATTTCAAGTCTTTCAATAGTTATAATTATCCCACAATTCACTAGTCAATTTCAAGAGTTAATAAGTCAAATACCATCAGCCGCAAGCAAACTATGGGATCTATCAATAAACACCTTTTTAAATTTCGCTGAGATTATATATAAAGATAATAATCCTAACCTCGCCGACAGATCAATACTAACAACTAAGTTAAGTATGATTCCAGACGGTGCGACCCTAGCTAGTGGTGTAACGGATAGCATTACAAAGTTAGTTAGTTTAGCCGGTAATGTAGGGATAGGAATACTTCAATTGTTTTTCATAATATCAGTTAGTTTAATGATAGCTATACAACCGAACTCCTATAGAGAAGTTGCTATATTATTAGTCCCATCATTTTACAGAAGACGCGCAAGAACTATTTTATTGAGATGCGGAAATGCACTAAGTAGTTGGATGGCTGGAGTTCTATTAAGTTCAATTTTTGTAGCGATACTTGCTTCTATTGGGTTATATTTATTAGGAATAAAACTTGTAATTGCAAATGCTTTAATAGCTGGTGTTTTAAATATCATCCCAAATGTAGGTCCAACAATCAGCACTATTTTCCCTCTATCTGTAGCATTGCTAGATACACCATGGAAATCGCTTGCTGTTCTGGGCTTATATGTAGTTATTCAAAATATAGAGAGCTATGTAATAACTCCTTCAATAATGCAAAAGCAAGTCAAATTATTACCTGGTTTGACAATTACTGCACAATTTATATTCACTATTCTTTTTGGACCACTTGGTTTATTGTTAGCAATTCCAATGGCTGTAGTAATTCAAGTATTTGTTAAAGAAATAATTATTAATGACTTATTAGAAAAAAATTATTTTTCCAATAAGATTTAA